One window of the Arthrobacter sp. zg-Y919 genome contains the following:
- the pyrF gene encoding orotidine-5'-phosphate decarboxylase — MPEAGPAVRSAFGTRLRAAMDRRGQLCVGIDPHPGLLADWGLNDDAAGVERFSLTVLEAVGEQAAALKPQVALYERHGSAGMAVLERLLAACAEAGVLSIADAKRGDIGSTMAAYADAWLRDGSPLAADAVTLSPYLGFGSLRPALDLAAATGRGVFVLALTSNPEGAGVQHAGGPPLAGRAVAARIVDAVAAENAGPGSGAETGGSAGLGSVGLVVGATVGTALADLDIDLAGSRAPVLAPGLGAQGATAAGLRATFAAAYPNVLATSSRGILRAGPDPQALRRAAHEAARELASEG, encoded by the coding sequence GTGCCTGAGGCGGGACCGGCCGTACGTTCTGCCTTCGGCACCCGCCTGCGGGCGGCGATGGACCGCCGGGGGCAGCTGTGCGTCGGCATTGATCCGCATCCCGGGCTGCTGGCGGACTGGGGCCTGAACGATGACGCCGCCGGGGTGGAGCGCTTCTCCCTCACCGTCCTGGAGGCGGTGGGGGAGCAGGCCGCCGCGTTGAAGCCCCAGGTGGCGTTGTATGAACGCCACGGGTCGGCCGGCATGGCCGTCCTGGAACGCCTGCTGGCCGCCTGTGCGGAGGCTGGAGTGCTCAGCATCGCCGACGCCAAGCGCGGCGATATCGGCTCTACCATGGCAGCCTATGCCGACGCCTGGCTGCGCGACGGTTCGCCGCTGGCAGCCGACGCGGTGACGCTGAGCCCCTACCTCGGGTTCGGCTCCCTGCGTCCGGCCCTGGACCTGGCGGCAGCGACCGGCCGCGGAGTGTTTGTCCTGGCCCTGACCTCGAATCCGGAAGGGGCCGGCGTACAGCATGCGGGCGGACCGCCCCTGGCCGGACGTGCCGTGGCGGCGCGGATCGTGGATGCCGTGGCGGCGGAAAACGCCGGTCCGGGCTCCGGTGCGGAAACAGGTGGGTCGGCGGGTCTGGGCTCCGTAGGGCTGGTGGTGGGGGCAACTGTGGGCACTGCCCTGGCGGACCTGGACATCGATCTCGCAGGCTCCCGGGCGCCGGTGCTGGCCCCCGGGCTGGGAGCACAGGGAGCCACGGCTGCCGGCCTGCGCGCGACGTTCGCCGCGGCCTACCCGAATGTCCTGGCCACCTCCAGCCGGGGCATCCTGCGGGCCGGACCCGATCCCCAGGCACTGCGCCGGGCGGCACATGAGGCAGCCCGGGAACTGGCATCCGAGGGGTAG
- the coaBC gene encoding bifunctional phosphopantothenoylcysteine decarboxylase/phosphopantothenate--cysteine ligase CoaBC: MRIVLGVGGGIAAYKAASLLRLFTEAGHNVTVVPTESSKQFVGVATWEALSGNPVSSSVFDEVEKVNHVRLGHEADLIVVAPATADLLARAAGGQANDLLTNTLLMARGPVVFAPAMHTEMWTHPATAANVATLRSRGAVVLEPGIGRLTGKDTGPGRLPEPEAIFAAALAAVDDGAAEATRVLTGSTVTITAGGTREPLDPVRFLGNRSSGKQGTALAEAALAAGARVRLIAAHMDVPAPRGVELVRVETALELRAAAHAAAADSDVVIMAAAVADFRPSEVVDTKIKKRDDEADPVITLVRNPDILQELVHARDTAGTGIPKLIVGFAAETGDANGDVLEYGRKKLARKGCDLLVLNRVGTSLVFGQDETEVRILSPADSGQEAVESVAGTKADVSARIVARIAAELAARSD; the protein is encoded by the coding sequence GTGCGCATAGTGCTGGGCGTTGGCGGCGGCATTGCCGCCTATAAGGCTGCGTCGCTGCTGCGGCTTTTCACCGAGGCCGGGCATAACGTCACCGTTGTCCCCACCGAATCCTCCAAGCAGTTCGTCGGAGTGGCCACCTGGGAGGCTCTCTCCGGCAATCCCGTTTCCTCCTCGGTCTTTGACGAGGTGGAGAAGGTCAACCATGTGCGGCTCGGCCATGAGGCGGACCTGATTGTGGTGGCCCCGGCCACGGCCGATCTGCTGGCCCGGGCCGCCGGCGGCCAGGCCAATGACCTGCTGACCAACACCCTGTTGATGGCCCGCGGTCCCGTGGTCTTCGCTCCGGCGATGCACACCGAGATGTGGACCCATCCCGCGACGGCGGCCAACGTTGCCACGCTGCGCAGCCGGGGCGCCGTCGTCCTGGAACCCGGCATCGGACGGCTGACCGGCAAGGACACCGGTCCCGGCCGCCTGCCGGAACCCGAAGCAATCTTCGCCGCCGCACTGGCCGCCGTCGACGACGGCGCAGCCGAAGCCACGCGCGTCCTCACCGGATCCACGGTCACCATCACAGCCGGCGGCACCCGTGAACCGCTGGATCCGGTACGGTTCCTCGGCAACCGGTCCTCCGGCAAGCAGGGGACAGCCCTGGCGGAAGCCGCACTGGCCGCCGGTGCCCGGGTCCGGCTGATCGCAGCGCATATGGACGTTCCGGCTCCACGAGGCGTCGAGCTGGTCCGGGTGGAAACAGCCCTTGAACTGCGTGCCGCGGCCCACGCCGCAGCCGCGGACTCCGACGTCGTCATCATGGCCGCTGCAGTGGCGGACTTCCGTCCGTCCGAGGTGGTGGACACCAAGATCAAGAAGCGCGACGACGAAGCGGACCCCGTCATCACCCTGGTCCGTAATCCGGACATCCTGCAGGAACTCGTCCACGCACGCGACACGGCCGGGACCGGCATTCCGAAACTCATTGTCGGCTTTGCCGCCGAAACCGGCGACGCCAACGGCGACGTGCTGGAATACGGCCGCAAGAAACTGGCCCGTAAAGGCTGCGACCTGCTGGTGCTCAACCGCGTCGGCACCTCCCTGGTCTTCGGCCAGGACGAGACCGAGGTGAGGATTCTCTCACCCGCCGACTCTGGGCAGGAAGCAGTGGAAAGCGTGGCCGGGACCAAAGCGGACGTATCCGCCCGCATCGTCGCCCGGATTGCGGCGGAACTCGCCGCCCGCAGCGACTGA
- the mihF gene encoding integration host factor, actinobacterial type: protein MNLKPLTEAERTRAREKATAARAVRAEVKSRVKSGDLSIEEVILSRSGEEAIGRLKVMDLLRALPGVGERRAAGIMATVGIAPTRRVRGLGVHQRKALIDLLETH from the coding sequence TTGAACCTCAAGCCACTGACAGAAGCCGAGCGTACGCGGGCGCGGGAAAAGGCCACAGCCGCCCGGGCCGTACGCGCCGAGGTGAAGTCCCGCGTCAAGTCCGGAGATCTCAGTATCGAAGAGGTCATTCTGTCCCGCTCTGGGGAGGAAGCCATAGGCCGGCTGAAGGTCATGGACCTGCTGCGCGCCCTGCCCGGTGTGGGGGAACGCCGCGCAGCTGGAATAATGGCTACGGTAGGTATAGCGCCGACCCGCCGGGTCCGGGGGTTGGGTGTGCATCAGCGCAAGGCGCTGATCGACCTGCTGGAGACCCATTGA
- the carB gene encoding carbamoyl-phosphate synthase large subunit: MPRRTDLKSVLVIGSGPIVIGQAAEFDYSGTQALRVLKEEGLRVILVNSNPATIMTDPEFADATYVEPITPEVVEKIIAKERPDAILPTLGGQTALNTAIALDKSGALEKYNVELIGANIAAIELGEDREKFKGVVERCGAESAKSIIVHSMDEAFAAAEKLGYPMVVRPSFTMGGLGSGLAYSAEDLRRIAGAGIQYSPTSEVLLEESILGWKEYELEMMRDKNDNVVVVCSIENFDPVGVHTGDSITVAPAMTLTDREYQKLRNIAIAVIREVGVDTGGCNIQFAIEPDTGRVVVIEMNPRVSRSSALASKATGFAIAKIATKLSLGYTLDEIPNDITKKTPASFEPTLDYVVVKVPRFAFEKFPAADPTLTTTMKSVGEAMAIGRNFTEALQKALRSLEQRGATLSFDPVDAADVPGLIEASKRPTTARLQQVQQALLGGASIEQLFDATGIDPWYLDQLVLINETAEQIRSAPSVNEDILRLAKRHGFSDEQIGALTNTPEAVIRGVRHALNVRPVYKTVDTCAAEFAAYTPYHYSSYDEEDEVAEHARPSIIILGSGPNRIGQGIEFDYSCVHATMALREAGHETVMINCNPETVSTDYDISDRLYFEPLTLEDVLEVIAAEQRTGGVLGVFVQLGGQTPLKLAQALADAGVPILGTSPAAIDLAEHRGAFQQVLDEGGLTAPKNGTAVSFEDAKRVADEIGYPVLVRPSYVLGGRGMEIVYDEANLSRYITNATEITPDHPVLVDRFLEDAIEIDVDALFDGTDLYMGGIMEHIEEAGIHSGDSACVLPPITFGTDVIDRVREATRVIAAGVGVRGLINIQFALASDILYVIEANPRASRTVPFVSKATGVQLAKAAALIGTGSSIAELRAAGKLTADGDGSTLPLDAPVSVKEAVLPFSRFRTPEGTVVDSLLGPEMRSTGEVMGIDKYFDTAFAKSQAAANSALPTAGKVFVSVANRDKRSIIMPVKLMSDLGFEILSTGGTAEVLRRNGITATVVRKVGEGAGPNGEGTVVDLITAGEINLVVNTPSGGQARGDGYEIRAAATSIGCPVVTTVSEFGAAVQAIEAMRSYEWDVTSLQEHAARLKAATGA, translated from the coding sequence ATGCCCCGCAGAACCGACCTCAAGTCCGTCCTGGTCATCGGCTCCGGCCCGATCGTCATTGGCCAGGCAGCGGAATTCGACTATTCCGGCACGCAGGCGCTGCGGGTGCTCAAGGAGGAGGGCCTGCGGGTCATCCTCGTGAACTCCAACCCGGCCACGATCATGACCGATCCGGAGTTCGCCGACGCCACGTACGTGGAACCGATCACCCCGGAGGTAGTCGAGAAGATCATCGCCAAGGAACGCCCCGACGCCATCCTGCCCACCCTGGGCGGGCAGACCGCCCTGAACACCGCCATCGCGCTGGACAAGAGCGGCGCCCTGGAGAAGTACAACGTGGAGCTGATCGGCGCGAACATCGCCGCAATCGAACTCGGTGAGGACCGCGAAAAGTTCAAGGGCGTCGTCGAACGCTGCGGTGCCGAATCGGCCAAGTCGATCATTGTGCACAGCATGGACGAAGCCTTCGCCGCCGCGGAGAAGCTGGGCTACCCGATGGTGGTCCGCCCCTCCTTCACCATGGGAGGCCTCGGCTCCGGCCTGGCGTACAGCGCCGAGGACCTGCGCCGGATCGCCGGGGCCGGCATCCAGTACAGCCCCACCTCCGAGGTATTGCTCGAAGAGAGCATCCTCGGCTGGAAGGAATACGAGCTGGAAATGATGCGGGATAAGAACGACAACGTGGTGGTTGTCTGTTCCATCGAGAACTTCGACCCGGTGGGTGTGCACACGGGGGACTCCATCACGGTGGCCCCCGCCATGACCCTCACCGACCGCGAGTACCAGAAGCTGCGTAACATCGCGATCGCGGTCATCCGCGAAGTGGGCGTGGACACCGGCGGCTGCAACATCCAGTTCGCCATCGAACCGGACACCGGCCGGGTGGTCGTCATTGAAATGAACCCGCGCGTCTCCCGTTCCTCCGCCCTGGCCTCCAAGGCCACCGGCTTCGCCATCGCCAAGATCGCCACCAAGCTTTCCCTCGGCTACACCCTGGACGAGATCCCGAACGACATCACCAAGAAGACCCCGGCGTCGTTCGAACCCACCCTGGACTACGTGGTGGTGAAGGTCCCGCGGTTCGCGTTCGAGAAGTTCCCCGCGGCGGACCCCACCCTGACCACCACGATGAAGTCCGTGGGCGAAGCCATGGCGATCGGCCGCAACTTCACCGAAGCACTGCAGAAGGCGCTGCGCTCCTTGGAACAGAGGGGCGCCACGCTGTCCTTCGACCCGGTCGATGCCGCCGATGTGCCTGGACTCATTGAAGCTTCCAAACGGCCCACCACCGCCCGCCTGCAGCAGGTGCAGCAGGCGCTGCTGGGCGGGGCGTCCATTGAGCAGCTCTTCGACGCCACCGGCATCGACCCCTGGTATCTGGACCAGCTGGTGCTGATCAATGAAACGGCGGAGCAGATCCGTTCAGCGCCGTCGGTCAACGAGGACATCCTGCGCCTGGCCAAGAGGCACGGTTTCTCCGACGAGCAGATCGGCGCGCTGACCAACACCCCCGAAGCGGTCATACGCGGTGTCCGGCACGCACTGAACGTACGCCCGGTCTACAAGACCGTGGATACCTGCGCTGCCGAGTTCGCCGCCTACACGCCGTACCACTACTCCTCCTACGACGAGGAGGACGAGGTGGCCGAGCACGCCAGGCCGTCCATCATCATCCTCGGCTCCGGGCCGAACCGGATTGGACAGGGCATTGAGTTCGACTACTCCTGCGTCCACGCGACCATGGCGCTGCGCGAGGCCGGCCACGAGACCGTGATGATCAACTGCAACCCGGAAACGGTCTCCACCGACTACGACATCTCCGACCGGCTCTACTTCGAGCCGCTGACCTTGGAGGATGTCCTCGAGGTCATCGCCGCGGAGCAGCGCACCGGCGGTGTGCTGGGCGTCTTTGTCCAGCTGGGCGGGCAGACACCGCTGAAGCTGGCGCAGGCCCTGGCCGACGCCGGAGTGCCGATCCTGGGCACCTCTCCCGCGGCGATCGACCTGGCCGAACACCGAGGAGCGTTCCAGCAGGTGCTGGACGAGGGTGGGCTGACCGCCCCGAAGAACGGCACCGCCGTGTCCTTCGAGGACGCCAAGCGCGTAGCGGACGAGATCGGCTACCCCGTGCTGGTCCGCCCGTCCTACGTGCTGGGCGGCCGCGGCATGGAGATCGTGTACGACGAAGCGAACCTGTCCCGCTACATCACAAATGCCACGGAGATCACCCCGGACCATCCTGTCCTGGTGGACCGGTTCCTGGAAGACGCCATCGAGATCGACGTCGACGCGCTCTTCGACGGCACCGACCTCTACATGGGCGGAATCATGGAGCACATCGAGGAAGCCGGCATCCATTCCGGCGACTCCGCGTGCGTGCTGCCGCCGATTACCTTCGGCACCGACGTGATCGACCGGGTCCGCGAGGCCACCCGGGTGATCGCGGCCGGCGTCGGCGTCCGCGGCCTGATCAACATCCAGTTCGCCCTGGCCTCGGACATCCTCTACGTCATCGAAGCGAACCCGCGGGCCTCCCGCACGGTGCCGTTCGTGTCCAAAGCCACCGGCGTCCAGCTGGCCAAGGCCGCGGCGCTGATCGGCACCGGCAGCAGCATTGCCGAGCTGCGGGCGGCCGGGAAGCTGACCGCCGACGGCGACGGATCCACCCTTCCGCTGGATGCCCCCGTGTCCGTGAAAGAAGCGGTGCTGCCGTTCAGCCGTTTCCGCACGCCGGAAGGCACCGTGGTGGACTCCCTGCTGGGCCCGGAAATGCGGTCCACCGGCGAGGTCATGGGCATCGACAAGTACTTCGACACGGCCTTCGCCAAATCCCAGGCCGCCGCGAACAGTGCCCTGCCCACCGCGGGCAAGGTCTTCGTCTCGGTCGCGAACCGTGACAAGCGCTCGATCATCATGCCGGTGAAGCTGATGAGCGACCTTGGCTTCGAGATCCTCTCCACCGGCGGCACGGCCGAGGTGCTGCGCCGCAACGGCATCACCGCCACCGTGGTGCGCAAGGTCGGCGAGGGCGCCGGACCGAACGGGGAGGGGACCGTGGTGGACCTGATCACCGCCGGCGAAATCAACCTGGTGGTGAACACTCCCTCCGGCGGCCAGGCCCGCGGTGACGGATACGAGATCCGTGCCGCCGCGACGTCGATCGGCTGCCCGGTGGTCACCACTGTCTCCGAGTTCGGCGCGGCCGTCCAGGCGATCGAGGCCATGCGCTCCTACGAATGGGACGTCACCTCCCTGCAGGAACACGCGGCCCGGCTGAAGGCCGCCACCGGTGCCTGA
- the carA gene encoding glutamine-hydrolyzing carbamoyl-phosphate synthase small subunit — MLEDGRTFRGRAYGAQGTALGEAVFATGMTGYQETITDPSYARQLVVQTAPHIGNTGVNGDDAESRRIWVAGYIVRDAARRPSSWRSESTLDEQLAEQGVVGISGVDTRAVTRHLRERGAMKAGIFSGPDAGRPDAELLAEVRAQQGMEGARLAEEVSVDETYLIDPADHGWDKEPLFTVAAIDLGIKSMTPVRLAERGIRTYVLPAASTFEDITALNADGVFMSNGPGDPATADVQVKLLREVLDARIPFFGICFGNQILGRALGFGTYKLRYGHRGINQPVMDRRTGKVEITSQNHGFAVDAPLDGPVTAPEARYGRVEVSHVSLNDDVVEGLACLDIPAFSVQYHPEAAAGPHDSAYLFDRFVDLMASSAASKSKESI, encoded by the coding sequence ATGCTTGAGGACGGGCGTACCTTCCGCGGACGTGCCTACGGCGCGCAGGGAACCGCCCTGGGCGAAGCAGTCTTCGCCACCGGCATGACCGGTTACCAGGAGACCATCACCGACCCGTCCTACGCCCGCCAGCTCGTGGTCCAGACGGCTCCGCACATCGGCAACACCGGGGTCAACGGCGACGACGCCGAGTCCCGGCGCATCTGGGTGGCCGGGTACATTGTGCGCGACGCCGCCCGGCGGCCCTCCAGCTGGCGGTCCGAGTCCACCCTGGACGAGCAGCTGGCGGAGCAGGGCGTCGTCGGCATCTCCGGCGTCGACACCCGCGCCGTGACCCGGCACCTGCGCGAACGCGGCGCCATGAAAGCCGGGATCTTCTCCGGACCCGACGCCGGCCGTCCGGACGCCGAGCTCCTCGCCGAGGTCCGCGCCCAGCAGGGCATGGAAGGCGCCCGGCTGGCCGAAGAGGTCAGCGTGGATGAAACGTACCTGATCGACCCGGCCGACCACGGCTGGGACAAGGAGCCGCTGTTCACCGTGGCGGCCATCGACCTGGGCATCAAGTCGATGACCCCGGTACGCCTGGCCGAGCGGGGGATCCGCACCTACGTGCTGCCCGCCGCCTCCACCTTCGAGGACATCACCGCCCTGAACGCGGACGGTGTGTTTATGTCCAACGGCCCCGGCGACCCGGCCACCGCCGACGTGCAGGTGAAACTGCTGCGCGAGGTCCTGGACGCCCGGATCCCGTTCTTCGGCATCTGCTTCGGCAACCAGATCCTCGGCCGCGCGCTGGGATTCGGCACCTACAAGCTGCGCTACGGCCACCGCGGCATCAACCAGCCCGTGATGGACCGGCGGACCGGGAAGGTGGAAATCACCTCGCAGAACCACGGGTTCGCCGTCGACGCCCCGCTGGATGGACCCGTCACCGCCCCCGAGGCCCGCTACGGCCGGGTGGAGGTCAGCCACGTGAGCCTGAACGACGACGTCGTGGAAGGGCTCGCCTGCCTGGACATCCCCGCATTCTCGGTCCAGTACCATCCCGAAGCCGCCGCCGGACCGCACGACTCGGCCTACCTCTTCGACCGCTTCGTGGACCTTATGGCGTCCAGCGCCGCCAGCAAAAGCAAGGAAAGCATCTAA
- the gmk gene encoding guanylate kinase — translation MNEVYVSQPRLTVLAGPTAVGKGTVSTYIRDNYPEVWLSVSATTRAPRPGEEDGVHYFFVSAEEFDAMIEQDQMLEWAVVHGRNRYGTLRRTVEAAMAEGRSVLLEIDLQGARQVQKSMPDANFVFLAPPSWDEMVRRLVGRGTETPEEQQQRLETAKLELAAESEFDHTVINDDVQRAAAELVSLMGISPRTR, via the coding sequence GTGAATGAGGTTTACGTGTCGCAACCGCGGCTGACAGTTCTTGCAGGTCCAACCGCAGTTGGCAAAGGCACTGTATCCACCTATATCCGTGACAACTATCCGGAGGTCTGGCTTTCCGTGTCGGCCACCACCCGCGCCCCCCGGCCGGGTGAAGAAGACGGCGTGCATTACTTCTTCGTCAGCGCCGAGGAGTTCGATGCCATGATCGAGCAGGACCAGATGCTCGAGTGGGCCGTGGTCCACGGCCGCAACCGCTACGGAACTCTGCGGCGCACCGTTGAGGCAGCCATGGCTGAAGGTCGAAGCGTGTTGCTCGAGATCGATCTGCAGGGTGCCCGGCAGGTTCAGAAGTCCATGCCGGACGCAAATTTCGTCTTCCTGGCACCGCCGTCGTGGGACGAAATGGTCCGCCGGCTGGTAGGACGCGGAACCGAAACGCCCGAAGAGCAGCAGCAACGGCTGGAAACCGCTAAACTGGAACTTGCTGCCGAGTCCGAGTTCGATCACACCGTCATTAATGACGACGTCCAGCGGGCTGCAGCTGAGCTTGTATCACTCATGGGAATCAGTCCGCGCACGCGCTGA
- a CDS encoding dihydroorotase codes for MSPTTTTGSYLIRGASVLGAERADILIEDGLITAVAPVLPVPTDAVVLEADGLIALPGMVDLHTHLREPGREDAETVETGSRAAALGGFTAVHAMANSMPVADTAGVVEQVLSLGERAGWVDVRPVGAVTVGLDGGQLAELGAMADSRAQVRVFSDDGKCVSDPVLMRRALEYVKAFDGVIAQHAQEPRLTEDAQMNEGEVSAVLGLAGWPAVAEESIIARDVLLARHTGSRLHVCHVSTAGSVEILRWAKDRGIQVTAEVTPHHLLLTDELVRTYDPVYKVNPPLRTEADVQAVRRGLADGTIDIVGTDHAPHPSEHKEGEWANAAMGMTGLETALSVVQHAMIDTGLMDWAGFARVTSTTPAQIGRLPSQGRPLAAGEPANVILVNPSARRRVDPSKMATKGRNSPFAGLELPGGVEAVFYAGHPTVLDGRLNSPHPAAVKES; via the coding sequence ATGAGTCCCACAACCACCACCGGCAGCTATCTGATCCGCGGCGCCTCCGTGCTCGGCGCCGAACGCGCGGACATCCTCATCGAGGACGGCCTGATCACGGCCGTCGCCCCCGTGCTGCCGGTGCCGACGGATGCCGTCGTCCTTGAGGCGGACGGCCTGATCGCCCTGCCCGGCATGGTGGACCTGCACACGCACCTCCGCGAACCGGGCCGGGAGGATGCCGAAACAGTGGAAACGGGTTCCCGGGCCGCGGCGCTGGGCGGGTTCACCGCCGTCCATGCCATGGCCAACAGCATGCCCGTCGCCGATACCGCCGGCGTGGTGGAACAGGTCCTGAGCCTGGGGGAGCGGGCCGGCTGGGTGGATGTGCGCCCGGTCGGGGCGGTCACCGTGGGCCTGGACGGCGGGCAGCTGGCCGAACTGGGCGCAATGGCCGATTCCCGGGCGCAGGTGCGCGTCTTTTCCGACGACGGCAAATGCGTTTCGGATCCGGTGCTGATGCGCCGTGCCCTCGAATACGTCAAGGCTTTCGACGGCGTCATTGCCCAGCATGCGCAGGAACCCCGGCTGACCGAGGATGCGCAGATGAACGAGGGGGAGGTCAGCGCCGTCCTAGGACTGGCCGGCTGGCCTGCCGTTGCGGAGGAATCCATCATCGCCCGGGACGTCCTCCTGGCCCGGCACACCGGATCCCGTCTGCACGTCTGCCATGTGTCCACCGCCGGGTCCGTCGAGATTCTCCGGTGGGCCAAGGACCGCGGCATCCAGGTGACCGCCGAGGTCACCCCGCACCACCTGCTGCTGACCGATGAGCTGGTGCGCACCTACGATCCCGTCTACAAGGTGAACCCGCCGCTGCGCACCGAAGCCGATGTCCAGGCGGTCCGCCGCGGCCTGGCCGACGGCACCATCGACATCGTCGGCACCGACCACGCCCCGCACCCGAGCGAGCACAAGGAAGGCGAATGGGCGAACGCCGCCATGGGCATGACCGGCCTGGAAACCGCCCTGTCGGTGGTGCAGCACGCCATGATCGACACCGGGCTGATGGACTGGGCCGGCTTCGCGCGGGTCACGTCCACGACGCCGGCCCAGATCGGACGGCTGCCGTCCCAGGGCCGGCCCCTCGCCGCCGGTGAACCAGCCAACGTCATATTGGTGAACCCTTCTGCGCGTCGGAGGGTCGACCCTTCTAAGATGGCAACTAAGGGACGCAACAGTCCGTTTGCCGGACTGGAACTGCCCGGTGGAGTCGAAGCGGTGTTCTACGCCGGCCACCCCACCGTCCTGGACGGCAGATTGAACTCGCCCCACCCCGCTGCCGTAAAGGAATCCTGA
- the metK gene encoding methionine adenosyltransferase, with the protein MTPTSFPPKPQSNLRLFTSESVTEGHPDKICDQISDAILDGLLKVDPESRVAVETLVTTGLVHVAGEVTTEGYVEIPQLVRDTILDIGYDSSANGFDGARCGVSVSIGQQSPEIASGVFNSLENRTGKVVDPYDAQGAGDQGIMFGYASDETSVLMPTPIWLAHRLSERLTTVRKDGTLPYLRPDGKTQVTVGYDGDRPVSVDSVVVSTQHAADLDLEQLRADMVEYVVNPVLAGTDLDISAVEHIINPGGPFVIGGPVGDAGLTGRKIIVDTYGGFARHGGGAFSGKDPSKVDRSAAYAMRWVAKNVVAAGLARRAEIQIAYAIGMARPVGIYVETFGTETVDPARIADAVQEVFDLRPLGIINGLDLKRPIYQRTAAHGHFGREDEGFTWERKDKVEDLRSYFNV; encoded by the coding sequence GTGACTCCTACTTCTTTCCCCCCTAAGCCGCAGTCCAACCTGCGCCTTTTCACTTCGGAATCCGTCACCGAGGGCCACCCGGACAAAATCTGTGACCAGATCAGTGACGCCATCCTGGACGGCCTACTCAAAGTCGACCCCGAGTCCCGGGTCGCCGTGGAAACCCTGGTGACCACCGGTCTGGTGCACGTCGCTGGAGAAGTGACCACCGAGGGCTACGTCGAAATCCCGCAGCTGGTCCGCGACACCATCCTGGACATCGGCTATGACTCCTCCGCCAACGGATTCGACGGCGCCCGCTGCGGTGTGTCCGTCTCGATTGGCCAGCAGTCCCCGGAAATCGCCTCCGGAGTCTTCAACTCCCTGGAGAACCGGACCGGCAAGGTCGTTGACCCCTACGACGCCCAGGGCGCGGGGGACCAGGGCATTATGTTCGGATACGCCAGTGACGAGACCTCGGTACTGATGCCGACGCCGATCTGGCTCGCCCACCGCCTCTCCGAACGCCTCACCACCGTCCGCAAGGACGGAACCTTGCCGTACCTTCGCCCGGACGGCAAGACCCAGGTCACCGTGGGATACGACGGCGACCGGCCGGTTTCCGTTGACTCCGTGGTCGTTTCCACCCAGCACGCCGCCGACCTGGACCTGGAGCAGCTGCGTGCCGACATGGTGGAATACGTGGTCAACCCGGTACTGGCCGGCACCGACCTGGACATCTCCGCCGTCGAGCACATCATCAACCCCGGCGGCCCCTTCGTTATCGGCGGCCCCGTGGGTGACGCCGGCCTCACCGGCCGGAAAATCATCGTCGACACCTACGGCGGGTTCGCCCGCCACGGCGGCGGTGCCTTCAGCGGCAAGGATCCGAGCAAGGTCGACCGTTCGGCCGCCTACGCGATGCGCTGGGTAGCCAAGAACGTGGTTGCCGCCGGCCTGGCGCGGCGCGCGGAAATCCAGATTGCCTACGCGATCGGCATGGCCCGCCCCGTAGGTATCTACGTCGAAACCTTCGGCACCGAAACGGTGGACCCGGCGCGGATTGCCGACGCCGTGCAGGAAGTCTTCGACCTGCGTCCGTTGGGCATCATCAACGGCCTGGACCTCAAGCGTCCCATCTACCAGCGGACTGCCGCCCACGGCCACTTCGGCCGGGAGGACGAAGGGTTCACCTGGGAGCGCAAGGACAAGGTCGAGGACCTCCGCAGCTACTTCAACGTGTAG
- the rpoZ gene encoding DNA-directed RNA polymerase subunit omega — protein MSEGIINPPIDDLLNVADSKYALVIYGAKRARQINAYYSQLHEGLFEYVGPLVETKLNEKPLSIALREINDGMLVSRPSESAE, from the coding sequence GTGTCTGAAGGCATCATCAACCCGCCGATCGACGACCTGCTGAACGTAGCCGACTCGAAGTACGCGCTGGTCATCTACGGTGCCAAGCGCGCCCGCCAGATCAACGCCTACTACTCCCAGCTGCACGAGGGCCTGTTCGAGTACGTCGGCCCGCTGGTGGAAACCAAGCTGAACGAAAAGCCGCTGTCCATCGCCCTGCGCGAGATCAACGACGGCATGCTCGTGTCGCGTCCGAGCGAGAGCGCCGAGTAA